The Oryzias melastigma strain HK-1 linkage group LG3, ASM292280v2, whole genome shotgun sequence genome contains a region encoding:
- the coro2ba gene encoding coronin-2B isoform X1 produces the protein MKCHLKDAGKMSWRPTYRSSKFRNVYGKVANREHCFDGIPITKNVHDNHFCAVNSKFLAVVTESAGGGSFIVIPISQYGRLDSHHPKVCGHQGNVLDIKWNPFFENIIASCSEDTSVRVWEIPECGLRRNMTEAVMELYGHSRRVGLIEWHPTTSGILFSAGYDYKILIWNLEIGEPVKMIDCHTDVILSMSFNTDGSLLATSCKDKKLRVIEPRSGRVLQQASCKNHRVNRVVFLGNMKRLLTTGVSRWNTRQIALWDQEDLSMPIVEEDIDGLSGLLFPFYDADTHMLYLAGKGDGNIRYFEITTEKPYVQYLTEFRSPAPQKGLGVMPKHGLDVAACEVYRFYKLVTLKGLIEPISMIVPRRSDTYQEDIYPMTAGIEPALSAGEWLSGIDRDPVLMSLKDGYHKPNQLVFKAPVKEKKSVVVNGIDLLENVPPRTENELLRMFFRQQDELRRLKDELTSKDVRIRQLELELNNLKNVSPNNV, from the exons ATGAAGTGTCACTTGAAGGACGCTGGGAAG ATGTCATGGCGTCCGACCTACCGAAGCTCCAAGTTTCGAAACGTCTACGGTAAAGTGGCAAACAGAGAACACTGCTTTGACGGCATCCCCATCACCAAGAACGTCCATGACAACCACTTCTGTGCCGTCAACTCCAAGTTCCTCGCAGTCGTCACGGAGAGCGCTGGCGGAGGCTCCTTCATTGTTATACCAATATCACAG tatGGTCGTCTGGACTCTCACCACCCTAAAGTGTGTGGTCATCAAGGCAATGTGCTGGATATCAAGTGGAATCCGTTCTTTGAAAACATCATAGCCTCCTGCTCTGAGGACACCTCG GTTCGGGTGTGGGAGATCCCAGAATGTGGTCTGAGGAGGAACATGACAGAGGCGGTGATGGAGCTTTACGGCCACAGCCGCCGAGTGGGTCTGATCGAGTGGCACCCCACCACCAGCGGCATCCTGTTTAGTGCAGGCTATGATTACAAG ATCCTGATCTGGAACCTTGAGATTGGAGAACCGGTGAAAATGATCGACTGCCACACTGACGTCATCCTCAGCATGTCCTTCAACACCGACGGCAGCCTGCTGGCCACCAGCTGTAAAGACAAGAAGCTGCGAGTCATTGAGCCGCGCTCTGGGAGAGTCCTGCAG CAAGCGAGCTGCAAGAACCACCGTGTGAACCGAGTGGTCTTCCTGGGCAACATGAAGCGGCTGCTCACCACTGGGGTTTCTCGCTGGAACACCCGGCAGATCGCTCTGTGGGATCAG GAGGATTTGTCCATGCCAATTGTGGAGGAGGACATAGACGGGCTATCAGGACTGTTGTTTCCTTTCTATGATGCTGACACGCACATGCTGTACCTGGCAGGCAAG GGAGACGGAAACATTCGTTACTTTGAAATTACCACAGAGAAGCCATATGTTCAGTACCTCACAGAGTTCCGCTCCCCAGCTCCGCAGAAGGGACTTG GTGTGATGCCAAAGCATGGACTGGATGTAGCAGCCTGCGAGGTGTACCGCTTCTACAAACTTGTCACCCTGAAAGGCTTGATTGAGCCCATTTCCATGATTGTGCCAAGACGA TCAGACACATACCAGGAGGACATCTACCCGATGACTGCAGGAATCGAGCCTGCACTGAGTGCCGGTGAATGGCTGAGTGGCATTGATAGAG ACCCAGTCCTGATGTCCCTGAAAGATGGCTATCACAAGCCCAACCAGTTAGTGTTCAAGGCCCCAGTCAAGGAGAAAAAGAGCGTGGTGGTCAATGGGATTGACCTGCTGGAGAATGTTCCGCCAAGGACGGAGAATGAG CTTCTGCGGATGTTTTTCCGGCAGCAGGATGAGCTGCGGCGGCTTAAAGATGAGCTCACCTCTAAGGATGTGCGGATACGCCAGTTAGAGCTGGAGCTCAACAACCTTAAGAACGTTAGCCCCAACAACGTCTGA
- the coro2ba gene encoding coronin-2B isoform X2: MTVTKMSWRPTYRSSKFRNVYGKVANREHCFDGIPITKNVHDNHFCAVNSKFLAVVTESAGGGSFIVIPISQYGRLDSHHPKVCGHQGNVLDIKWNPFFENIIASCSEDTSVRVWEIPECGLRRNMTEAVMELYGHSRRVGLIEWHPTTSGILFSAGYDYKILIWNLEIGEPVKMIDCHTDVILSMSFNTDGSLLATSCKDKKLRVIEPRSGRVLQQASCKNHRVNRVVFLGNMKRLLTTGVSRWNTRQIALWDQEDLSMPIVEEDIDGLSGLLFPFYDADTHMLYLAGKGDGNIRYFEITTEKPYVQYLTEFRSPAPQKGLGVMPKHGLDVAACEVYRFYKLVTLKGLIEPISMIVPRRSDTYQEDIYPMTAGIEPALSAGEWLSGIDRDPVLMSLKDGYHKPNQLVFKAPVKEKKSVVVNGIDLLENVPPRTENELLRMFFRQQDELRRLKDELTSKDVRIRQLELELNNLKNVSPNNV, from the exons ATGTCATGGCGTCCGACCTACCGAAGCTCCAAGTTTCGAAACGTCTACGGTAAAGTGGCAAACAGAGAACACTGCTTTGACGGCATCCCCATCACCAAGAACGTCCATGACAACCACTTCTGTGCCGTCAACTCCAAGTTCCTCGCAGTCGTCACGGAGAGCGCTGGCGGAGGCTCCTTCATTGTTATACCAATATCACAG tatGGTCGTCTGGACTCTCACCACCCTAAAGTGTGTGGTCATCAAGGCAATGTGCTGGATATCAAGTGGAATCCGTTCTTTGAAAACATCATAGCCTCCTGCTCTGAGGACACCTCG GTTCGGGTGTGGGAGATCCCAGAATGTGGTCTGAGGAGGAACATGACAGAGGCGGTGATGGAGCTTTACGGCCACAGCCGCCGAGTGGGTCTGATCGAGTGGCACCCCACCACCAGCGGCATCCTGTTTAGTGCAGGCTATGATTACAAG ATCCTGATCTGGAACCTTGAGATTGGAGAACCGGTGAAAATGATCGACTGCCACACTGACGTCATCCTCAGCATGTCCTTCAACACCGACGGCAGCCTGCTGGCCACCAGCTGTAAAGACAAGAAGCTGCGAGTCATTGAGCCGCGCTCTGGGAGAGTCCTGCAG CAAGCGAGCTGCAAGAACCACCGTGTGAACCGAGTGGTCTTCCTGGGCAACATGAAGCGGCTGCTCACCACTGGGGTTTCTCGCTGGAACACCCGGCAGATCGCTCTGTGGGATCAG GAGGATTTGTCCATGCCAATTGTGGAGGAGGACATAGACGGGCTATCAGGACTGTTGTTTCCTTTCTATGATGCTGACACGCACATGCTGTACCTGGCAGGCAAG GGAGACGGAAACATTCGTTACTTTGAAATTACCACAGAGAAGCCATATGTTCAGTACCTCACAGAGTTCCGCTCCCCAGCTCCGCAGAAGGGACTTG GTGTGATGCCAAAGCATGGACTGGATGTAGCAGCCTGCGAGGTGTACCGCTTCTACAAACTTGTCACCCTGAAAGGCTTGATTGAGCCCATTTCCATGATTGTGCCAAGACGA TCAGACACATACCAGGAGGACATCTACCCGATGACTGCAGGAATCGAGCCTGCACTGAGTGCCGGTGAATGGCTGAGTGGCATTGATAGAG ACCCAGTCCTGATGTCCCTGAAAGATGGCTATCACAAGCCCAACCAGTTAGTGTTCAAGGCCCCAGTCAAGGAGAAAAAGAGCGTGGTGGTCAATGGGATTGACCTGCTGGAGAATGTTCCGCCAAGGACGGAGAATGAG CTTCTGCGGATGTTTTTCCGGCAGCAGGATGAGCTGCGGCGGCTTAAAGATGAGCTCACCTCTAAGGATGTGCGGATACGCCAGTTAGAGCTGGAGCTCAACAACCTTAAGAACGTTAGCCCCAACAACGTCTGA
- the coro2ba gene encoding coronin-2B isoform X3, with amino-acid sequence MSWRPTYRSSKFRNVYGKVANREHCFDGIPITKNVHDNHFCAVNSKFLAVVTESAGGGSFIVIPISQYGRLDSHHPKVCGHQGNVLDIKWNPFFENIIASCSEDTSVRVWEIPECGLRRNMTEAVMELYGHSRRVGLIEWHPTTSGILFSAGYDYKILIWNLEIGEPVKMIDCHTDVILSMSFNTDGSLLATSCKDKKLRVIEPRSGRVLQQASCKNHRVNRVVFLGNMKRLLTTGVSRWNTRQIALWDQEDLSMPIVEEDIDGLSGLLFPFYDADTHMLYLAGKGDGNIRYFEITTEKPYVQYLTEFRSPAPQKGLGVMPKHGLDVAACEVYRFYKLVTLKGLIEPISMIVPRRSDTYQEDIYPMTAGIEPALSAGEWLSGIDRDPVLMSLKDGYHKPNQLVFKAPVKEKKSVVVNGIDLLENVPPRTENELLRMFFRQQDELRRLKDELTSKDVRIRQLELELNNLKNVSPNNV; translated from the exons ATGTCATGGCGTCCGACCTACCGAAGCTCCAAGTTTCGAAACGTCTACGGTAAAGTGGCAAACAGAGAACACTGCTTTGACGGCATCCCCATCACCAAGAACGTCCATGACAACCACTTCTGTGCCGTCAACTCCAAGTTCCTCGCAGTCGTCACGGAGAGCGCTGGCGGAGGCTCCTTCATTGTTATACCAATATCACAG tatGGTCGTCTGGACTCTCACCACCCTAAAGTGTGTGGTCATCAAGGCAATGTGCTGGATATCAAGTGGAATCCGTTCTTTGAAAACATCATAGCCTCCTGCTCTGAGGACACCTCG GTTCGGGTGTGGGAGATCCCAGAATGTGGTCTGAGGAGGAACATGACAGAGGCGGTGATGGAGCTTTACGGCCACAGCCGCCGAGTGGGTCTGATCGAGTGGCACCCCACCACCAGCGGCATCCTGTTTAGTGCAGGCTATGATTACAAG ATCCTGATCTGGAACCTTGAGATTGGAGAACCGGTGAAAATGATCGACTGCCACACTGACGTCATCCTCAGCATGTCCTTCAACACCGACGGCAGCCTGCTGGCCACCAGCTGTAAAGACAAGAAGCTGCGAGTCATTGAGCCGCGCTCTGGGAGAGTCCTGCAG CAAGCGAGCTGCAAGAACCACCGTGTGAACCGAGTGGTCTTCCTGGGCAACATGAAGCGGCTGCTCACCACTGGGGTTTCTCGCTGGAACACCCGGCAGATCGCTCTGTGGGATCAG GAGGATTTGTCCATGCCAATTGTGGAGGAGGACATAGACGGGCTATCAGGACTGTTGTTTCCTTTCTATGATGCTGACACGCACATGCTGTACCTGGCAGGCAAG GGAGACGGAAACATTCGTTACTTTGAAATTACCACAGAGAAGCCATATGTTCAGTACCTCACAGAGTTCCGCTCCCCAGCTCCGCAGAAGGGACTTG GTGTGATGCCAAAGCATGGACTGGATGTAGCAGCCTGCGAGGTGTACCGCTTCTACAAACTTGTCACCCTGAAAGGCTTGATTGAGCCCATTTCCATGATTGTGCCAAGACGA TCAGACACATACCAGGAGGACATCTACCCGATGACTGCAGGAATCGAGCCTGCACTGAGTGCCGGTGAATGGCTGAGTGGCATTGATAGAG ACCCAGTCCTGATGTCCCTGAAAGATGGCTATCACAAGCCCAACCAGTTAGTGTTCAAGGCCCCAGTCAAGGAGAAAAAGAGCGTGGTGGTCAATGGGATTGACCTGCTGGAGAATGTTCCGCCAAGGACGGAGAATGAG CTTCTGCGGATGTTTTTCCGGCAGCAGGATGAGCTGCGGCGGCTTAAAGATGAGCTCACCTCTAAGGATGTGCGGATACGCCAGTTAGAGCTGGAGCTCAACAACCTTAAGAACGTTAGCCCCAACAACGTCTGA
- the anp32a gene encoding acidic leucine-rich nuclear phosphoprotein 32 family member A: MEMKKRIHLELRNRTPSDVKELVLDNCRSNEGKIEGLTDEFEELEFLSTINVGLTTVAHLPKLKKLKKLELSDNRISGGLEVLAEKCPNLTHLNLSGNKIKDLSTIEPLKELGALKSLDLFNCEVTNLNEYRDNVFKLLPQLTYLDGYDKDDKEAPDSDGEVYAEGLDDDEDDEEDEEEYDEDAPPGDEEDEEGDEEEEENEEEEEDDLSGEEEDEDDLNDREGDDDDEDEGEQNDEERGQKRKRELDEEGEEDDDD, encoded by the exons GTCAAAGAACTTGTGCTAGACAACTGTCGCTCAAACGAAGGCAAGATCGAGGGCCTAACAGACGAGTTTGAGGAGCTGGAATTTTTAAGCACAATCAATGTCGGTCTGACAACAGTAGCCCACTTGCCCAAGCTAAAGAAACTCAAAAAG CTCGAACTCAGCGATAATAGGATCTCAGGAGGTTTGGAGGTTCTGGCGGAGAAATGTCCCAACCTCACACATCTCAACCTCAGTGGCAACAAGATTAAAGATCTCAGCACAATAGAACCACTG AAAGAGCTGGGGGCCCTGAAGAGCCTAGACTTGTTTAATTGTGAAGTAACAAACCTGAATGAATACAGAGACAACGTCTTCAAGCTATTACCACAGCTCACTTACCTGGACGGCTACGACAAAGACGACAAAGAGGCGCCTGACTCTGACGGCGAGGTTTACGCCGAGGGACTGGATGACGATGAGGACGATGAAGAGG ATGAGGAAGAGTACGACGAAGACGCACCACCTGGAGacgaggaggatgaagagggagatgaagaggaagaggagaacgaagaggaagaggaggatgatcTCAGTGGAGAG gaggaggacgaggatgACTTAAATGACAGAGAgggggatgatgatgatgaagatgaaggggAGCAAAATG ATGAAGAGCGAGgccaaaagagaaaaagggAACTGGATGAAGAAGGGGAAGAGGACGATGACGACTGA